The Triticum aestivum cultivar Chinese Spring chromosome 7B, IWGSC CS RefSeq v2.1, whole genome shotgun sequence genome window below encodes:
- the LOC123159397 gene encoding transmembrane emp24 domain-containing protein p24delta3, whose protein sequence is MAAAAGAATRPALVVGALVAALMMLCAEAVWLDLPPTGTKCVSEEIQPNVVVVADYMLMYEAHATAHPTVAVKVTSPYGNTVHQKENATVGQFAFTTSEAGNYLACFWLDSAEKGSGVSLNLDWKIGIATKDWDSVAKKEKIEGVELELAKLEAAVESIHHNLLYLKAREAEMREVSEKTNSRVAWFSILSLGVCVVVSALQLWHLQGFFQKKKLI, encoded by the exons ATGGCGGCGGCAGCGGGAGCGGCGACCCGGCCGGCGCTGGTGGTTGGTGCGCTCGTGGCGGCGCTGATGATGCTGTGCGCGGAGGCGGTGTGGCTCGACCTGCCGCCCACGGGGACCAAGTGCGTCTCCGAGGAGATCCAGCCCAACGTGGTGGTGGTCGCGGACTACATGCTCATGTACGAGGCCCACGCCACCGCCCATCCCACCGTCGCCGTCAAG GTTACCTCACCATATGGCAATACTGTACATCAGAAAGAAAATGCCACAGTGGGCCAATTTGCATTTACAACTTCAGAAGCTGGAAACTACCTTGCTTGCTTCTGGCTAGACAGCGCAGAGAAAGGATCAGGAGTATCTCTGAATCTTGATTGGAAGATAGGGATTGCAACAAAGGACTGGGACTCTGTTGCCAAGAAGGAGAAAATTGAG GGTGTTGAATTAGAGCTCGCGAAACTTGAAGCTGCAGTGGAATCCATTCATCATAACTTATTATATCTCAAAGCAAG GGAAGCGGAGATGCGGGAAGTGAGTGAGAAAACAAATTCTAGGGTTGCGTGGTTCAGCATCTTGTCTCTGGGCGTGTGCGTTGTGGTCTCCGCTCTGCAGTTATGGCATTTGCAAGGCTTCTTCCAGAAGAAGAAGCTCATCTGA